A single region of the Ascaphus truei isolate aAscTru1 chromosome 6, aAscTru1.hap1, whole genome shotgun sequence genome encodes:
- the LZIC gene encoding protein LZIC, whose amino-acid sequence MASRGKTETSKLRQNLEEQLDRLMQQLQDLEECRDELDADEYEETKKETLEQLSEFNDSLKKIMSGNMTLVDELSGMQLAIQAAISQAFKTPEVIRMFAKKQPGQLRTRLAEMDRDLMVGKLGRDLYTQQKGEILTALQKLGEKLVPDDEAFLSENAGAALSQFQKVSEGLGSGDKVLALASIEVENTKK is encoded by the exons ATGGCATCCAGAGGAAAGACGGAAACCAGCAAACTGCGGCAGAACTTGGAAGAACAATTAGACCGGCTGATGCAGCAGCTGCAAGACCTGGAGGAATGCAG AGATGAGCTGGATGCTGATGAGTATGAAGAAACCAAGAAGGAAACGCTGGAGCAGCTGAGCGAGTTCAATGATTCGCTGAAGAAGATCATGTCTGGAAACATGACGCTGGTAGATGAACTCAGCGGGATGCAGCTG GCAATTCAAGCTGCGATCAGCCAAGCGTTTAAGACACCCGAGGTTATTAGAATGTTTGCAAAGAAACAGCCTGGGCAGCTGCGGACACGATTAGCAGAG ATGGACCGGGATCTGATGGTGGGTAAGCTGGGCCGAGATCTCTACACACAGCAGAAAGGGGAGATCCTCACTGCTTTACAGAAACTGGGAGAGAAG CTGGTGCCGGACGATGAAGCTTTCTTGTCTGAGAACGCGGGAGCTGCTCTTAGCCAGTTTCAGAAGGTCTCAGAAGGCTTGG GATCAGGAGACAAAGTCCTGGCTCTGGCGAGTATAGAAGTGGAAAATACGAAGAAATAA